AGTTGTTCAACGGTATCTCGATGCTGAGCTTGCTCTGCGCTGTCAACACAGTCAGTTGCTATGGCCTGAACCTCCAGTAACGGTTGTTGTCTTGATCGTCGCGGTTTGTCCTTTCTATTCCAATTCATAGCGGTTTGTAGTGCGACTCGATAAAACCACGTTGCAGGAGCAGCCTTACGCTCGAAGTTTGGTAGGGATTGCCAAGCTTGCAGCAGTATTTCCTGAGCCAGGTCCTGACATTCCTCACTAGTGAGGGTATAAGCACGCGCAACCTTTATTACAGTGGCGCCATTCTCGTCGAGCCAGTTTAAGAATAATGACTTTTCATCATCGTTCAGCAACGCAAAATCTCCTTTCAGAAGTATTGGTAGCTCCAACAAGCGTTGACTTACAGAAAAGTCCAAAATTACATAAAAATTCCTGATTATGAAGTGACCGAAATGGATCTAATAGCTCAGGTACGTGAATTAATCCTTTAAAAATTTCTATCTTACTAACTACAATTTTAGAAGATCGCCTAGCTCTATTCAGGAATGGATAGAGACAGAATATGAATCCATCCTGCTACGAACACTGGATTCGATAAGCGATAGTCTAAAGCCAATTATGTTATCATTCTCCAGCAGACATTCTCAGGTGAATCGAACTGATAAATTAGAGTTCCTATCAACATGCAGTGCTTTTCTTTGATGAAGATTCGACACTAGATTAGATTGAGGGAAAATAAATCAATTAAAATAGGTTCGTCTGAAAAAATTGGAATGAATGGATATTTAAGAGTTAATTTTTCAAAGTTAAAAATCTCATTTTGCGATCAAATCGTTTTATACGGGCATTCAAAATAATGGAGAGCCGGGTTCTTCGCTGTTTTTAACATATTTTTTCAATACGATCTTTATTCAGAAAAAGTTGATCGTTAACTCTCATGAGTTCTTATGGTATTTATCTGACCAATTCTGAAAGCGAGTTCTTTGGTGCATTCTGAGTCATCGCAAAATTTGAAAGTCACTTAAGTGGCGTTATTTATACTCTACTTTTGAGCATAATCATCTCTTACGAATATCATACTCTCTTCACACAATTTTTATATTGCCATATTAAAATCATCAAAAATTCTTAGCGAAATTAAGCTCTACCCAAAGATTCTGGTGATCATATCAGAACCAAATTCATTAGTAAGAAATGCTTCTATCTAATCATGAAACGGAAGAAATATACGTTGTCATAAGACAGTCATCTCTTAGTAACCTATTTATTTAAACTTATTCAAAGAAGAGGGAACGATGAAGAATCAAAAAGGTTTTACTCTGATTGAACTCCTGGTTGTCATCGCAATTATCGCAATCTTGATTGCGTTATT
The Gimesia aquarii DNA segment above includes these coding regions:
- a CDS encoding RNA polymerase sigma factor encodes the protein MLNDDEKSLFLNWLDENGATVIKVARAYTLTSEECQDLAQEILLQAWQSLPNFERKAAPATWFYRVALQTAMNWNRKDKPRRSRQQPLLEVQAIATDCVDSAEQAQHRDTVEQLYKAINQLPKTDAALVLLYLDELSYREMAEVLGISENNVGVKLNRAKKVLNELMKGQSHEP